The Oncorhynchus mykiss isolate Arlee chromosome 5, USDA_OmykA_1.1, whole genome shotgun sequence DNA window gagacagactagGGTCATGCAGTtatggggggcggggggggggggggggggggggtcagtggcCCTGAGGTGAGAGGTCAGGGGTACATGGCTGTGACCCTGTGCTTGGTATACGTGCCAGGTCTACGTCGTACCACAATAGCAAGAGCAGCGCTTGCAACAGAAGAACAGAAGAGAGTAGCAACGTATTGACCCATAGTAGAACCACAGCATGTCCCAAAAAAAACCTTACTAACGAGACCATTGGAAAATCAATTCATTGGTTTAAATCCCATTTCAATCAATGTAATTAAATCAATTCATTGTCAACCAAAATGGGACGACAGTCAGAGGAAAGATCAAAGCGATAACAGAAAAAAGACATATAAAAACATTCAGGGAAAAGAGTTAGTACCAGTAGCTCTCTTTCCTAACTACAGCAGGTAGTGACCGACAAAGAAAGCAGGGGAAATAGTTCACAACATCTGTTAGGTAGTGGTCTGTGTGTTTATTTAGCTGCTACAATTAGATTTCAGAGTTAGTCAAACTGAGGAATATTGAACCTAAGCCCAAAAAGCTGAAGCACAGTTGCTGGTGtggtacacgtgtgtgtgtgtgtgtggtcacagcCATCGTCagggctagtgtgtgtgtgtgtgtgtgtgtgtacctggggctCTGTGGTGGCAGGGCCTAGATGAGGAGGAGGGACACTGGGGAGAGCTGTGGGAGTTTGGTTACTCCAGGAGGTAACTGTAGAGGCAGACCTCACCTggagaacacacatacacacagtccgcatggtacacacacacacaccaatgatgAACACACAATGGAGGAGCCCCGACAAAAACAACCCCAGCTcaacactagaggtcgaccgattaatcggaatggccgattaattttCAGAATCgctaatcggcatttttggacaccgattgtggCTGAttaaaaaaattttaaaaaagtttatttacctttatttaactaggcaagtcagttaagaacacattcttattttcaataaaggcctaggaaaggtgggttaactgccttgttcaggggcagaacgacagatttgctcagggattcgatcttacaaccttctggttaccacctgccttacattgcactccacgaggagtgcgtggcaggctgaccacctgttacacgagtgcagcaaggagccaaggtaagttgctagctagcattaaacttcttacaaaaaacaatcttaacataatcactagttaactacacatggttgatgatattaccagtttatctagcttgtcctgcatttgcatataatcgatgcggtgcctgttaatttatcattgaatcatagcctacttcgccaaacaggtgatCATTTAACAAGCGTGTTCgcaaaaaaaagcactgtcgttgcaccaatgtgtacctaaccataaacatgaatgcctttctttaaaatcaatacaagtatatatttttaaacctgcatatttagttaatattgcctgctaacattactttcttataactagggaaattgtgtcacttctcttgcgttcagtgcaagcagagtcagggtatatgcagcagtttgggctgcctggctcgttcagaactgtgtgaagactatttcttcctaacaaagacagtaattaatttgccagaattgtacataattatgacataacactgaaggttgtacaatgtaacagcaatacttagacttatggatgccacccgttagataaaatacggaacggttcagtatttcactgaaagaataaacattttgttttcgaaattatagtttccagaTATGACCATAATGACCTAAgcctcatatttctgtgtgttatgttataattaagtctatgatttgatatagcagtctgactgaacggtggtaggcagcagcaggctcgtaagcattcattcaaacagcaccttcctgcgtttgccagcagctcttcgctgtgcttcaagcattgagctgtttatgacttcaagcctatcaactcccgagattaggcagGTGTAACCAATgagaaatggctagctagttagcggggtgcgcgctaatagcggttcaatcggtgatgtccctcgctttgagaccttgaagtagttgttccccttgctctgcaagggccgcggcttttgtggagcgatgggtaacgatgcttcgaggggtggctattgtcgatgtgttcctggttcgagcccaggtaggggcgtggagagggacggaagctataatgttacactggcaatactaaagtgcctataagaacatccaatagtcaaaggttcatgttaaaaggaaccaccagctttcatatgttctcatgttctgagcacttttactttcttctccaacactttgtttgtgCATTATTTAagccaaattgaacatgtttcattatttgaggtTAAATTGATTTATGgatttattatattaagttaaaataagtgttcatttagtattattgtaattgtcattattacaaataaatataaacaaacaaaaaaattggccgattaatcggtatcggccttttttTGGCCcttcaataatcggtatcggcgttaaaatcataatcggtcgacctctactcaacACCAGAGTCAGCGGCCATCGGCCACACAACATGTGGGAACAAGACCAAAAGGGCACCCAGACAGCATCAGAATCAAGAGAGGATCATCAACCACTTAGGGGCTAATGAGGAGGCTGTGTGAGTGACTGTCACTTACCGGCTGGTAATACTGTTGCGGTGCGGTGGCAGCGGCAGGCACAGGGGCCAGAGCGGGCTGCTGGGTCACCATAGAAGGCTGGGCAGGGGTGAAGAGCTGCCTGGGCTGGGCAGCTGTGGGCTGAGGGGATGGGAGTTGGGCTACTGGGGCTGCAGCTGGAGCCTGTTGACCCAGAGCTCTGCTGAGACGGTCACGCAGCTGCTGCACCGCAACCTGGAGGTGGAGAAAATACCGCCGAATTAGAAGCAGTAGAATGGACATTACGTTCCGGCTCTGAACGAGTAACCCGAGGCAGATTGTGGGACAAATGTATTGTGTATATCATTCACCTGCTCTGTGTTCTGGGGCAGGTATGCAATGGCGTTGGTGAGGCTGCCCTGGGAGGCCAGCAGGCTGGCATACTGACTCATCTTCTCCCCCAGTAGAAGCCCCACAGCACAGGGATCAGACTCCTGGTTCTGCTCTACCGCCTTGCGGAGCACCACCACCTTCTCGACCAGATCCTGCCGCAATACAAACATTACATAGAGttagacccacacacacacaaaccagacgtacactccacacacacacccgcgtacctgcagagagagagggcagtgtCTGTCCTGTGCTCTGGTCCAGCAGGTCACCAGTTTCTCCACGTTGCCAGCGCAGATGTAACACAGACAAGCCTGAGCCTGCAGCGTGCAGTCCTCCACAGCCTCCAGTCTGCAGCCCAGCAGGTCTACAGAGACAGCAGCACAGTTGGGTTCAAAATTCACAACTGGTTCACACGGCAGCAATGGAAAGAAACTTTGAAAGGGAAGGCCAGTGAGGGAGAGCGTGAAAGGCCCCGCATGGTCAATCCGTCGTCTGCATTGATCATGCAGCATTTATAGTGatacggcctctgcagaagtcagggcattcatacttcttgcgcgTCGCTGAGGAGCAAAATTGTGAAGGAAGTGAgcttgtgtttatacaggacctgcCGCCCCCAACCAATCATGTACAGCGCAAAGCTATacggagccctccgcattgttacaaaTGTACAAAATCTGGGAGGCGCACGGCGATGCAGGagcaagcataaattggctttaagggagagtgtgtgaaagagggagagagaaagtgtccGTTCCTACCACACAGAGAGGAGAACTCCTCGGGCTGAGCATAGGTCATGACTGCAGCCAGAGCTTCCTTCCAGTTCTGCAGCTCACAGGTCTGCAGCACGTCACGCCAGTCCCTCATCACCACCGCACTGATCAGctgttaataaaaaaataaatctaaatCGTCAATAGCGTAGACCTCCCTCTGATCAGCTGCGAGACCAAATAATGGCCATAATCAATATTGTTCACGTCCCTCTGCCAGTTCCTCAACCCCACCAATCAGCTGCAGGAGACACTGAAAGTAAATCAGTAGCAGAACAGTAGCAAATACCACAGATCAACTACCTGATCACATGACCATGACACTGACTGACATCATGGTCACGGTGCTCGTCACCTTGGTGATCTTGCAGTGACCAGTGCTGGGTTACCTTGGTGATCTTGCTGTGAGTCTTGGTGAAGTACTTCCTCTGTGTTTTCTCCAGAAGCTCCGCCCCTCCGGCGATGGCCAGGATGATGCTGTCAGCCATGCGGTTGTCATGGAGACAGAGTTCCACTGCGCCCTGGAAGTCACCCGTCAGCAGGGCCTGGGTGATCAGGCCATCCACACCTGACGGGACAAAACCAACAACGGTTTGCTTTTTAAAACTTTGACAAAAAAACAGCAGCATGCAGTCAACCTAAAAATAAGAGATTCAGATTGATATTAACGGATCGTTACCTTGACTGACGCGGAGTTTAATGCCCTCTGGGACTGGAGCCTCCCCTGGCAGGCTGGCCTCTGCTGGTGGAGCCGCCTCCTGACAGACCAGAGGGGGAGTTGATCAAATGTTATTTGACCGAGAGCAGTACCGTCCCTGGAGTGTCAGTACAACTCCAACTACTGCGTAAATCTGTTGATGTCAACGGGAGATTTCCTCGGAAGCATAACAAGTGTTATTCCGTACCGCCATACCATCTACTCAGAGCTTTACATATAACCATAAAACAGCAAAGGGAAACTAAATGAACAGGTGTGAGTCTACCCCAGAGAGAAAGTTAAAGTTGAAGgaaaataggggggggggggtaaaagaaATTGGGCGAGTTACTTATAGTTAGAGATGAGACACTATGTGAAAGCAATGTCACAACATAACCGGAGCAACATAATGACATAGCAGCACCAATATAATAGGTTTACAGTTTTAGCGATGAACAACGATAACGACAAAGCAATAATAGTACGATGCGCCACTCTCTCTCTGGGATGGACTGACGGGATGAGAAGAAGGTACCTCCTCCAGAGGAATCTCTTCATTTACTGGCATCTCTTCCTGGGCGATGGGCTCAGCTCCAAGGCCTTCTGTTAGGTCTACTTCTGCTGCCAATGGTTCCAGACGTCCTGTCACTTCCACTTCTGCTGCTGGCTGGAGGTTTGCAGCAGCGATGAGGTCAAATGGATCTTCCGCTTCTGGTTCCAGAGCAGGTGTGAGTTCCACTTCTGCTGCTGGCTGGAGGTTTGTAGCAGCGATGAGGTCAAATGGATCTTCCGCTTCTGGAGCAGGTGAGAGTTCCACTTCCGCTGCTGGCTGGAGGTTTGCAGCAGCGATGAGGTCAAATGGATCTTCCGCTTCTGGAGCAGGTGAGAGTTCCACTTCCGCTGCTGGCTGGAGGTTTGTAGCAGCGATGAGGTCAAATGGATCTTCCGCTTCTGGAGCAGGTGTGAGTTCCACTTCTGCTGCTGGCTGGAGGTTTGCAGCAGCGATGAGGTCAAATGGATCTTCAGGCGGGAGTCCAGGGTCTGCTAGAGGCTGCAAGGTGGATACAGGAGGAGCCAGGTCCAGCTGGACTGCCGACTGCAGACTGGGCATTGTTGATGTCGGGTCGAAGACGGGTACAGCCTGTAAGTCCACCTGGTTGAACGCAGAAACAGGCTGTAAGTCGACTTGGTTGAACTGAAATACAGGCTGCAAGGGCACCGGGTCAAATTCTAAGACATGCTGCAAAGCTACCTGGTTAAATTCAGATACAGGCAGTGAGTTCACTTGGTTGAACTCTGTTGGAGGCTGGAGGGAAAAGGGGGCAGTGGGATCAAACATGGGTGCTTGCTGCAGGTCAGCTGGGGGGGGCAGAGCTGGGGGGGCCAGAGTAGGGTCAGACTCTGACAGGAGAGCAACGGGAGCAACAGGGGCAAGAAGCTGGGGTTCTGCGCTGAGGTCAAGAGTAAGAACAGGCTCCGATTGGAGGACAGGCATAGGATCAGAAGCTGAAAGGTCACCGCTGGGCGGGGGAGCAAGCTCTGGCTGGGGTCCAGGTTCGGGCTGGAGGGCGGGCTCAAGCGGCGGTTCGGGGGTGGGCTCAACAGTAGCAGCCTCAGGCATGGGAGGAAGGACCTCAGGCTCCGTGTTGAGCTGGGGAGCAGGAAAAGGCACTACCTCTGGTTCTGGTCCAGGATCAGCCTCAGGTTCAGGCACAGAGGTGGGGGCAGGAGCAGTGGAGGGCTGCATACATTCATACAGCAGGaaaggagtaggagaggagagccagATTCACAGAGTTCAGCAGAGCCATTCAATTGAGAGTTGTAGATAAATTATTAAcagaatcactgacatgttgGAAACCCAATAATATTCATAAAACATCATTGATTGTGTCCATTGAGATATTAGTACCGTTGAGCCCGGGTTAAGCAATGTTACAAAATATCCTTTAATTTGAGCAGTACAATAGCATTAAGAATCAGATGAGAAAATAGCATTGTCTTgcagattaaaaaaatatattatatataaaaagGTAGAATAGAAATATGTGAGGTGAAGTTATCCAAATCATATTCAATGATGATCTATGACAAAAGTCAGGAAAAGCAATTCAACGATGTTCAGCACATGAATAAGAAACGCATCCTTTTCTTACTTCACAGAAACTGTATTGTGAAACCTAGAGTTAGTGAAGTTGGACACTTTCCCAATGCCCCTACCACTTCCCTGTTTGAGCAATGAGACCAAAGCTACAGAGAGTGAATGAGCAGATATGTTTGCTCTGCATTACCATCAACTTTACCGCATACTGAACCGTATTCCACGTTGTTCATCGAATTGTCACAACTAAGGAATTATACATGtttcttccacacacacacacaaagtccttACCTCCTCAGGCTGAATAGGTTCTCCCTCTAATGCTGCTGCAATCTGTGAACAAAGGAACAACCCCAGCGGAATTAAACCAGGCTGACAGACCGCATTAggaccagacagacaacagactgACATGGCCTGAGGACATTCAGTGACGGTTCATTTCAAAACCTCACCTTTGCTGCTAGCTCCTCCTTCTTATATCCCAAAAGCTCCAGGTATTTTCCACGAGCATCATTCTCAAAGTTCACCTGAAAACACCATTTCACTTTGGTAGTAAAAGAcacgcaaaaaaaaaaagacacgCAATACTGTAAAACTTTGTTTTAACACCACAAGTCCCCATCCTTACCTTCAGGAAGGACCAGACGGTCTTCTCAAACTCGTTCTGGGCCGAGTCCATCTTCTCCTGGCAGAAGTCAACGAAGCTGCCAGCAGCCAGTGTGGCCTGCAGCTGGGCAGAGCGCTCCAGGAAGGTCGTCTCCGTAATCACCTGACTAATGTGAACCACATGGGCCGTGGGCTGCTGAGGCTGTTGGGGGTTGGGCTTGATGTTCTCCAACGACACCAGCTTACCACCAAACTGGATTTtggcggagggggggggggggggggggggggggcaggaagtGAACTTATTAGCACCATTTCAACATATCGATAGAATGTCTttagtgagagagacaggaaccAGCAGCAAAGAGTTGCCAGGAGGTGAGCTGTAGTGTGTCACTGGGCGGTATCATCATACATCCATGCATACGGCTTGACAAAGATAGCAGAGAAATTAAGGCAGAGAAGGTAGTGACTCACAGCGAAGGAGGCCCCCACGGGCCTGCGGATCCACTTGGGGGGCTTTTTGaggggggtgatggtggtggaggcGGGCGGGGCCTGGGAAAGCTGCAGGGGGGGAAGGGTCTGACCCATCCCAAATGGATCCATATTGCCAAATGACGTGCTGATCTAGAACATAGACATGCCACAgaaagtaaaatatatattttttttctcctctttttTTAAATAGATTATGTATTCATTCACACAAAGTGTCTCCAATGATGGGCTAAAATTGAAGCGAGTTTCCACTCCAAATCTCAGAATTCGTTGGAACCGCGTATGTAACCCGAAATGACCAACATGGAGGCCAGTTTCCAACCTCAACAGTGTTCATATGTGAAACTGTTTACCCACCGTGTCTGCCTGTGTCTGGCTGAAAGCCTGGCTGCTGCCCCCCATGATGGAGTAGATGCTGATGTGTCCGTCGAAGGCTGCGGCCGACAGCACCGCCGGGTTCCTGGGACACCACTGGATGTCAAAGCACCACTGGGTACTGGTAGGCAGCTCATACAGCACCTGGAGATGAAACAGCAGACAGGAATGCCTTTCTGGTTACATGTCTCCGTAATGATAATTATTAGCAGTGTACTGTAGTTTGTAGTTAGGGACCATGCTAAGAATAgcgagaccacacacacacacacacactcacctcggCGGTGTTGGGGTTCCAGCAGAGGATTCGGTTGTCTTTCCCGCAGCTCAGTAGCAGCTCAGGGTCCGCCAGGCTCCAGGCGATGGCCAGGACACCCCTGACGAACACACATACCCCCCCCGCAGATTTAATTAGCATAATGTAATCCGATCACATCCGATCTAATGAACACTTGCAATTAGTTCTGACATGTCTTGGGTGTGCCCTTTTGTTAACAGTCACACCAGAGGAGCGTGTTCTGATCACTCCTTAAATAGCAGTCATCCCCATCTCCCAGAGACCTCTAGTAACCAAGAACAGATTCATACCGCAGTCACATTCCTACGTGGTTCTCTCACAGAGTTCAGCCTCAACGGCTGAACATGATTCCATCCAATACAAAAGGTTGGACCGTGACAGTCAGTGGTTTTGACATGACTTTCTCCACGACTGGATACCAGATTCATTTGAAGTCATAATTTACCGTGTGTGGTTCTCCAGGACTTTGAGAGGGGAGGTGGCAAAACGCAGGTCCCAGATCTGGATCACTGGCATCCTGTCATCCTCCGAGGCCAGCACCAGCTGAGTAGCTACCTCGGGGTTCCATTCTAGCCCAGAGCAGtgcatctgaacacacacaagTTATCTATTAATTTACTTATTATAATGAATGTGTGGTTCTCTTTCTGCCTGCCATCTGTCACGTGGTGTTAATACTATGCTTGTACCAATGGTTGGAATCAGTACAGGGAACAGAACCAAAAACAATTTTATGATTTGAGGAACAGAACCCGAACcgaaagtgatctatactgttccggaacagaaccgttAATTTAAAAGCAACGTTCAGGGcattttttttcagtttcacaaaaATCACAACAAAgtgcctatgcaaagccctcactctgtcactcaaatGTATTCCAGTGCCCAccagctgaaaatctttgccagtgtCTGCGCGTGTAGGCCACCTGCCCTCTGAAGCATaagttactgtagcctactgacgacATTGCAAGCGtaattcagaaattagggagaggtgtttaattagagaagaatggattTACTTTTTCAacgctagttaaggatactatagttatccCGTTTCACACGgcatttattaactacaaaaaaggCAAGGCGTGTTTTTAATTCCAgtgctgctctgcacacacaagctagTTAACTAACGTTTGCTCTGGTCCAACGTTAAACCAACACCGATGTTGAAAGAtattcaaagttcctccatagaagccgcTCCTCCGTAGGTGTAGCTCTGTGGGCCTGATTCAATAAGATGCCCTGCGCTTCAAGGCAAGCTTCCCCCATCCTTTCTCctcaaaaatgtattttgcatCTCACGCCCTACACGGTGGCTggcagcacagtgtgtgtgtgtctgtctttcatTATTATTAAACCATGCGGTTATGGCAAAATACTATTTGTTCTTAACGACTTTCCTATAGAGATTAAAAATGGCTAACCCGCTCCACAGCAAGCTTCTCTATccacactgattggtgaagtaatttaaatGTTGAGGtatatggaaaaataaatgtatatatttcagaggtttaaaaaaaaaggaaCAATGTAAATCGGAACCAGTTTATCATAACTTTATTTTGCCGGTCGGAAACAGTGGAACGAAacgagagaagaaaaaaaaataacacTTCTGGAAAATAAtcttggttccaacccctggtttgTACTAATGTCAGAAGCCTCAGACCGATTCGGTTGCCAATCCTGTGTCTGTCCCAAAATAAGTGGCAAGCTTTTAACTGAAGGCGCTAGGAATACTTCCCACCCCCAAAAGTTTACAGAAAGCTGCAGGCCAGGGAGAGGACTTTTAAACTGGAGATGAAAGTGGCAGACTGAGCCCTAAACAGCAGACGTGCTTTCCGGTACGTACCCTGTTGCTGTGGTCGCTGACTTTGATGATTAGGTCGTTCTTGCGGAGGTCCCAGATGGAGGCGCGGCCGCTGGGGCTGGCTGAGGCCAGGATGTGTTGGACCTGCCTGTTCCACGCCACACAGCTGATGTCCTCTAGAGGCTGAAATAAACAAAAAGCCTGCTCACTCAAATGTTCCTCTACTATCAAATTACCTGGGTGCCGGATCCTCGTAGACAAGATAACATGAACATTTTTAAGGAAAGCACTCCAAAAAAAAGGTAAATTGTGACTACTTATGGTTTCCTTAATTAACCACGCAGAGACACGTTCTGGTGCCATTGAGTCTTACCTGAGTTTTAGGGCCTGGTGTCATCGGGGAGCCAAAGTTGTTTAGGTCCCAGATGTAGATCTCTGATTCGTTACCTCCGGAAGCCACCAGGTTGTCCTGGGGAAGGGGAGACGGAAGTAATGATTTATCATCACTAGctaacatgggggggggggggggacaatgtaaAGTACAGTAACGAACAACGAGATACACTTGACAGAGTTGGCGGAACAGTCAACAAAGGTCAGTAGACCAAAACGTTAGTATTCCAATAAAACAAAAGCAAGACGTTCTCAAGTGAGTTGAGCAATATCTCAACGTGCATATTATGCACAGAAAAGTATCATGCCAAAGCGGTTAGTGAGAGCATAGTTACAGTTAGTTCGGTGTACCTACCTGGAAGGAGTTGACATCAAGGGCTCTAACTGGCCCGCTGTGTTTGTTACTCTGAGCGATGACAACGTCACCGTGTCCAGCAATGATCTTGGCCGGGTCGTAAAGGATGACGTCGCCGTTCTCTCCCCCTGCGATGAGCACTCCAGACGGGAGACCCTGTGCATCCATGCCGTGGGGACCCCACGCCAGCTTATGGTATCTGATTGAGTGTGATAAGAGCAGTCTGAGCTTTGACGTATGTTTTCTAAACCTACCCAAGAGTTGACTTGCTCTGATGCTTGTTGTACCCTTGTCAGAACCATTCACCAATCTTTGTTGATTGACTATACTTGTTGTTTTTCCAGTAACCTGAGCTTTAACCACTACAGTTTTCACAACTACGATTCCCTACCCGGGTTTACTATACTACCTGAGATACCTGAAGAAATATAATTTACTAAGAATCCTGTTGAAAGAaagggggctcccgagtggcgctgcggtctaaggcactgcatcttttggggcggcaggtagcctagtggttagagcgttggactagtaaccgaaaggttgcaagaacaaatcccagagctgacaagattaaaaaataaataaaaatgtgaaaataagaatttgttcttaactgacttgcctagttaaataaaaggtcaaataaaaatctcagtactagaggtgtcactacagaccatggttcgattccaggctgtatcacaaccagccgtgattgggagtcccatggggtggcgcacaattggcccagcgtcgtccgggttaggccgtcattgtaaataagaatttgtccttaactgacttgcctagttaaataaaaaataaaaaaactgggTTTGGGTTACAGCTAGTGCTAAGGTTTCActacctgtgagaggaggagtaTGCTCCACGGAGCTTCATgtccagagaaggctcggccagGTCCAGCTCAAAGATCTCCAGAGAGGCGGAGGTACTGAAGGAGGCATCCAGCTGCTGGGCTGACGTacctggacacagagacagacgggTGAGCAGTCAGCAATACCTGACCAGGTAGACGCACTAACAGGACAGCTGTTCAGACAACAAATATTAAACGAGTCAGTTTTCAAGGATATTCAAAAACTTGTGGCTCATGACGAGACTATGACTCCAACATAGAGAGGAGAATAGCTGCTCCTGCAGCTCAACTCTTTCTGAAATTTAATCTGGAAAATTGATGCATCACCCCTGTCAGTGCAACATGTACAGTTGGGGGTCTTGAATTATGGGATCCCTTGATGATAAGCAAAAAataatgtataaaataaataacacaaatactgagctatattgtatggaAAGACATTCTGGGAAATTATATTTAATACCAAaaaattgctcagagaaatagaTTGTGTAACAAATAATAACGGGGGGGAGGGTTAAAAATGATTGGATCCCGTTTTCAATATTCCAGCACCCTCCCCTTACGAGGATaacgacactgagcctttttataaaatgtttaatgagattggagaacacagtgggagggatcttagaccattccacAATACGGAATAAGGTTTTCAGTCGAGTTTAAgcctggagactgagatggccattgaaaAATGATGATTTttgttgtgtgcttagggtattgtcttgctggaagattcaCGTGAGGCCAAGTTccagccttctggcagaggcaCGCAAGGTGTTTGGCTAAAATGTTCTGGTATCATTCATGATACTGTTGACCTTAACAGGGGcaccaggaccagtggaagcaaaatagccccataacatcaaagatccttCCCCATATTTTACAGTTGAGATTAGGTATTTTCTGCATTGCTCTTTCAAAAGTCAAACACCCTGGTGTGCATGGCCAAATACCTTTATTTTTTATGACTATAGCACCGAtttcaatccaagtgccaatgccgttgAGCAAACTCAAGgcagtgctatggtcagatgacatgaaaatagagctctttggccacgcacacgaACGCCCGAGTTGGCCTTCAAAAGAACGCATATGCAGAAAATACCTACTTCCGGTCGTCAAATATGTCCGAGATTCTCAGTAAAGTGTACAAAAGATACCTGCTGCCAGGTACACAGGATGGTGCTGTGCTGGGCTCCAGCTCTGGATGGCCGTGCGGTTGATCTCTTTGAGCTTCATTCTGATGGGGAGAAAACAACCCAAACAAGAA harbors:
- the sec31a gene encoding protein transport protein Sec31A isoform X8, whose amino-acid sequence is MERMKLKEINRTAIQSWSPAQHHPVYLAAGTSAQQLDASFSTSASLEIFELDLAEPSLDMKLRGAYSSSHRYHKLAWGPHGMDAQGLPSGVLIAGGENGDVILYDPAKIIAGHGDVVIAQSNKHSGPVRALDVNSFQDNLVASGGNESEIYIWDLNNFGSPMTPGPKTQPLEDISCVAWNRQVQHILASASPSGRASIWDLRKNDLIIKVSDHSNRMHCSGLEWNPEVATQLVLASEDDRMPVIQIWDLRFATSPLKVLENHTRGVLAIAWSLADPELLLSCGKDNRILCWNPNTAEVLYELPTSTQWCFDIQWCPRNPAVLSAAAFDGHISIYSIMGGSSQAFSQTQADTISTSFGNMDPFGMGQTLPPLQLSQAPPASTTITPLKKPPKWIRRPVGASFAFGGKLVSLENIKPNPQQPQQPTAHVVHISQVITETTFLERSAQLQATLAAGSFVDFCQEKMDSAQNEFEKTVWSFLKVNFENDARGKYLELLGYKKEELAAKIAAALEGEPIQPEEPSTAPAPTSVPEPEADPGPEPEVVPFPAPQLNTEPEVLPPMPEAATVEPTPEPPLEPALQPEPGPQPELAPPPSGDLSASDPMPVLQSEPVLTLDLSAEPQLLAPVAPVALLSESDPTLAPPALPPPADLQQAPMFDPTAPFSLQPPTEFNQVNSLPVSEFNQVDLQAVPVFDPTSTMPSLQSAVQLDLAPPVSTLQPLADPGLPPEDPFDLIAAANLQPAAEVELSPAPEAEDPFDLIAATNLQPAAEVELTPALEPEAEDPFDLIAAANLQPAAEVEVTGRLEPLAAEVDLTEGLGAEPIAQEEMPVNEEIPLEEEAAPPAEASLPGEAPVPEGIKLRVSQGVDGLITQALLTGDFQGAVELCLHDNRMADSIILAIAGGAELLEKTQRKYFTKTHSKITKLISAVVMRDWRDVLQTCELQNWKEALAAVMTYAQPEEFSSLCDLLGCRLEAVEDCTLQAQACLCYICAGNVEKLVTCWTRAQDRHCPLSLQDLVEKVVVLRKAVEQNQESDPCAVGLLLGEKMSQYASLLASQGSLTNAIAYLPQNTEQVAVQQLRDRLSRALGQQAPAAAPVAQLPSPQPTAAQPRQLFTPAQPSMVTQQPALAPVPAAATAPQQYYQPVRSASTVTSWSNQTPTALPSVPPPHLGPATTEPQVQPTPPMYGMPPSGSAAPPASSSAAYPPMYSHQYQPYPPASQYNLGTGGPAIYSPLQYSAPPPPSFSSSSPQAPAPGFMPQYTQQPLYPPPSMGQPVSSAPPFSPPPLSSGASFQHGGPGSPASYMPPLPPTGSSEGYNPDTTCFMEGEGPQNGWNDPPTLSRVPKKKKVPENYTPPSPIMAPIFSPLGAGDPQQPPYMPPGQAQNQAPYQGMQQQMAPPPMNPGMLKTRGGSVEGAPGAPTGDTIQPLQSIPAEKITMKPIPDEHLVLKNTFEGLIHKCLAAATDPQTKRKLDDANKRLEALYDKLREQTLSPAIIGGLHNMVQCIESRSYVESLNIHTHIVSSSNFSETSAFMPVLKVVLTQANKLGV